ACCAGCACCACCGACCCTGATAGTGGGCTTTTTGTCAAAAGTGAAAAAGAACGGGTCTTTGCCTACTCGTTTCATACGGCGTGTGACCGGCATGGTTTTGTGTTGGGAACGCATGTGACACCAGCCCATGTGCGTGACAGCCAGGTATTTGATGAGGTACTGGAAAAAGTCACCCGGCGGTTTGGGCTGCCAAAAGCCATTGCGCTCGATGCCGGTTACAAAACGCCGTATATCGCAAAAAGGTGCCTGGATGCAAACATTCGTCCGGTCATGCCCTATACCAGACCCCATACGAAAGACGGTTTTTTACACAAACACGAGTATGCGTATGACGAATACTACGATTGTTACATCTGTCCTCAAAACGAAATCTTGGAGTATGAAACAACCACACGGGAAGGGTACCGGGTGTACCGTTCCAACCCGGACAAATGCAAAGATTGTCCATTGCTTTCCCGGTGTACCGAGAGCAAAGATATTACCAAACGCATTAGCCGTCACATCTGGGCGGATTATGTGGAAGAAGCAGAACATTTAAGGCACACCGAGGAAAATAAACGATTGTATGCGATGCGCAAAGAAACCATCGAACGCGTCTTTGCCGATGCTAAGGAAAAGCATGGCATGCGTTGGACAACCTTACGCGGTTTGGAGAAGGTGTCCATGCAGGCGATGCTTACTTTTGCTGCCATGAATCTGAAAAAATTGGCCACCTGGCTATGGAAGTCAGGTGGCTCGAAGCTACAATATTTATTTTTCCTTTCCAAATTAATACAAAAACAACGAATTCCCGTTGGCTGGCTGTTGATACAAAGGTGTTTGTCAACACTCTGAGCCACTCCTACACGGAGTGGCTATTGAGCATGATTAGAAGACTCTTTTACTGTCCATGTATTCATAAACGTTGTTCAATGCTTCACCAAACCGCTGAAAGTGGACAACCTCCCTTTCGCGCAGAAAGCGCAGCGTGTCTTTCACACCGGGGTCATCGGTCAGGCAGATCAGATGCTCATAAGCGACACGGGCTTTTTGCTCCGCGGCCATATTTTCGTGTAAATCAGCCACCGGATCGCCGGTAGCCTGGATGTATGCTGCTGTCCAGGGTACGCCCTGCGGGTCGCAGGGGAAAAGGGCGTGGTCGTGCAGTGTGTAGTACCCACCCAGGCCGGCGGCCTTCATTTCGTCGCTGGTGGCGCCCAGGGTGAGTTTATAGATCAGTGTGGCGATGATTTCCCAGTGCGCCAGCTCTTCCGTGCCGATATCGGTCAGCAGACCGCGGGCCCGGTTGGTGGGCATGGTATAGCGTTGGTTAAGGTAACGCACGGCGGCGGAAAGCTCGGAGTCGGGCCCGCCGTATTGT
This window of the Desulfurispora thermophila DSM 16022 genome carries:
- a CDS encoding IS1182 family transposase, yielding TSTTDPDSGLFVKSEKERVFAYSFHTACDRHGFVLGTHVTPAHVRDSQVFDEVLEKVTRRFGLPKAIALDAGYKTPYIAKRCLDANIRPVMPYTRPHTKDGFLHKHEYAYDEYYDCYICPQNEILEYETTTREGYRVYRSNPDKCKDCPLLSRCTESKDITKRISRHIWADYVEEAEHLRHTEENKRLYAMRKETIERVFADAKEKHGMRWTTLRGLEKVSMQAMLTFAAMNLKKLATWLWKSGGSKLQYLFFLSKLIQKQRIPVGWLLIQRCLSTL
- a CDS encoding manganese catalase family protein, whose translation is MWVYEKKLQYPVRVEKKDLRMANYLLAQYGGPDSELSAAVRYLNQRYTMPTNRARGLLTDIGTEELAHWEIIATLIYKLTLGATSDEMKAAGLGGYYTLHDHALFPCDPQGVPWTAAYIQATGDPVADLHENMAAEQKARVAYEHLICLTDDPGVKDTLRFLREREVVHFQRFGEALNNVYEYMDSKRVF